A region from the Gossypium hirsutum isolate 1008001.06 chromosome A08, Gossypium_hirsutum_v2.1, whole genome shotgun sequence genome encodes:
- the LOC107947841 gene encoding V-type proton ATPase subunit E (The RefSeq protein has 3 substitutions compared to this genomic sequence), with protein MSDADVSKQIQQMVRFIRQEAEEKANEISVSAEEEFNIEKLQLVEAEKKKIRQEYEKKEKQVEIRKKIEYSMQLNASRIKVLQAQDDVVNAMKESASKDFLNVSHDHHVYKRLLKDLIVQSLVRLKEPGVLLRCRKEDLHLVESVLDSAKEEYASKVNVHPPEIIVDDVHLPPGPSHHHGFFHHHAEAHGPFCSGGVVIASRDGKIVFENTLDARLDVAFNKKLPEIRKWLFGQVAA; from the exons ATGAACGACGCTGATGTATCCAAGCAGATCCAGCAGATGGTGAGATTCATCCGCCAGGAAGCGGAGGAAAAGGCTAACGAGATCTCTGTTTCCGCTGAAGAG GAGTTCAACATCGAGAAGCTTCAATTGGTGGAAGCGGAGAAGAAGAAGATTAGGCAGGAGTACGAGAAGAAGGAGAAGCAAGTTGAAATCCGAAAGAAAAT TGAGTATTCGATGCAGCTTAATGCATCTAGGATCAAGGTCCTTCAGGCTCAAGATGGTGTGGTTAATGCAATGAAAGAATCAGCATCCAAGGACCTTCTCAATGTGAGCCATGATCACCATGTTTACAAAAGGCTTTTGAAAGATCTAATTGTTCAG AGTTTAGTTAGACTGAAAGAGCCTGGAGTCCTACTCCGTTGTCGCAAAGAAGATTTGCATTTGGTGGAGTCTGTTCTGGATTCAGCAAAGGAGGAATATGCTTCTAAAGTGAATGTTCATCCACCAGAGATAATCGTTGATGATGTCCATCTTCCCCCTGGCCCTTCTCATCATCATGGTTTTTTCCATCATCATGCTGAGGCTCATGGACCTTtctg CTCTGGAGGTGTAGTCATAGCATCTCGAGATGGAAAAATTGTGTTTGAGAATACCCTGGATGCACGGTTGGATGTTGCATTCAATAAGAAACTTCCAGAG ATCCGCAAGTGGCTTTTTGGTCAGGTTGCTGCTTGA